The sequence GAAACATCCACCAGCGGGGCGCCGGAGGCCTTTGCGGCCTCGCGCACGTTCCAGGGATCGAGCCCGCCGGCCAGGAAATGCGGCCGCTGAAAGCGCCGACCGGCCAGGATCGTCCAGTCGAAGCTGGCGCCCATGCCGCCGGGCAGGTCCGCGCCCTTGGGCGGCTTGGCGTCGAACATCAGGTGCTCGACAAGGCCGTCATAGCCGCCGGCGGCCTCCAGGTCTGGGCTTTCCGAGACCGGCAAGGCCTTGATCAGGCCGGCGCCGGTGCGCGCGGCGATCGCGGCGGCGCGCTGGGGGCTCTCCTTGCCGTGCAGCTGGATCAGGTCCGGCTTCAGGCTGGCCATGATCCGATCGAGGACCTCATCGTCGGGATCGACAGTGACGGCGACCACGCCCGCCTTGCCCCGGGCCGGCTCGGCCAGGCGCGCAGCCAGTTCGGGCCGCACGTTGCGTGGACTCCTGTCGAAGAACACAAATCCGATATAGGCCGCGCCCCCCTCCAGCGCCGCCTTGACGCTGTCAGGCGTCGACAGGCCACAGATCTTGGCGGCGAGGGGTTCGGGGCGCATGAGCGGGGATTAGGGGGCGTTGGGCGACAAGATCAAGGCCCACATATACCGCTCATCCCCGCGAAGGCGATGGCGCCTACCCCCGGCTCTTCAAGAGATCCCGAATTTCGCCCAACAGGGCCTCGGTCGGTGTCGGCCCCGCCGGCGGAGCCTCTTCCCCGGCCTTCTCCCGCTTCAGGCTGTTCACCCCCTTGACGATCAGGAAGATCACGAAGGCGACGATGACGAACTGGATCACGGTGTTGATGAAGGCGCCGTAGAGAATGGCCACCTCCGGCTTCTTGGCGGCCTCGTCGGCGGCCTTCAGCACGATCTTCAACTGAGAGAAATCGATGCCGCCGGTGACCAGGCCGATGGGCGGCATGATCACCTGGTCGACCAGGCTCTTGACGATGGCGCCGAACGAGGCGCCGATGATCACGCCGACGGCGAGATCGACAACATTGCCGCGCGCGATGAACTCCCGGAATTCCTTGAACATCTCAGGTCCCTCCAACCCCGCCCTCTGGTGGCCAGGGTTGAACGGCTCAGCAGCGCCCGTCAACCGGATATGTGAGGGGCCTATTCGTCCTCGGCGTTCAGCCGCTCGCGCAATTCCTTGCCGCTCTTGAAGAAGGGCACGTGCTTGGCCTTCACCGCCACGGTTTCGCCGGTGCGAGGATTGCGGCCGTTGCGGGCGGGCCGGGAGCGAACAGAAAAGGCGCCGAACCCGCGCAATTCCACCCGGCCGCCGCTCTCCAGGGCCTGGGTCATCCGGTCGAGGATCACCGCCACGACCTTCTCCACGTCCTTTTGCGTCAGGTGCGGATTTTCGCTCGCGAGCTTGGCGATCAACTCGGACTTAATCATAGGCAGCCCACCCCCCCTTTGACCGCGCGGACCATGACCAACTCGCGCAGGATGTTCAAGGGCTTAGCCGTCAAATTGTTGCGGGAGCCGCCTCCTGAAGCGCAAGTTTTCGCCAAGCTTGACCGAAACGCCAAAGAAAACGGCGGCCGAGCTTGCGCCCAGCCGCCGCGATGGTCTCTCGAATTCGCCCGCCGGAACGGGCGAAGGCGAGCCTTATTCCTTGTTGGCCTTCTCGCGCAGGGCGGCGCCCAGGATGTCGCCCAGCGAGGCGCCCGAGTCGGAAGAGCCGAACTTTTCGATGGCTTCCTTGTCCTCGGCCATTTCCAGGGCCTTGACCGACAGCGACACGCGGCGGGCCGCCTTGTCGATATTGGTCACCTGGGCGTCCAGGCGGTCGCCGACGGCGAAGCGTTCCGGGCGTTGCTCGGAGCGGTCGCGCGACAGGTCCGACTTGCGGATGAAGGCGGTCATCGGCGCTTCGTCTTCACCGAACTTCACCTCGATACCGCCGGAGGTCACATCGACCACCGTAACGGTGACCGTCTGGCCCTTGCGGTAGGTGTCTTCGGCCATCGGGTCGCCGGCCAACTGCTTGATGCCGAGCGAGATGCGCTCCTTCTCGATGTCGACGTCGAGCACCTTGGCGCGGACCATCTCGCCCTTCTTGTAGCGCTGGATGGCTTCTTCGCCGGGGGCGTTCCAGTCGATGTCCGACAGGTGCACCATGCCGTCGATGTCGTTGTCCAGGCCGATGAACAGGCCGAACTCGGTGGCGTTCTTGACTTCGCCCTCGACGGTCGAACCGACCGGATGATTGACCAGGAACGAATCCCAGGGGTTGTCCATCGCCTGCTTCAGGCCGAGCGAGACGCGGCGCTTGGACGAATCGACGTCCAGAACCACCACATCGACTTCCTGGCTGGTGGAGACGATCTTGCCGGGGTGGACGTTCTTCTTGGTCCACGACATTTCCGACACGTGCACCAGGCCCTCGACCCCGGCTTCCAGCTCCACAAAGGCGCCGTAGTCGGTGATGTTGGTGATGCGGCCGGTGAACTTGGCGCCGACCGGATACTTGGCCTCGACGCCATCCCACGGGTCGGACTGCAGCTGCTTCATGCCGAGGCTGATGCGCTGGGTGTCCGGGTTGATCTTGACGATCTGCACCTTGACGGTGTCGCCCACGGCCAGGACTTGGCTCGGATGCGAGACACGCTTCCAGGACATGTCGGTGACGTGCAGCAGCCCGTCGATGCCGCCCAGGTCCACGAACGCGCCGTAGTCGGTGATGTTCTTGACCACGCCTTCGCGGATTTCGCCTTCCTGCAGCTGGCTGACCAGCTCGGTGCGCTGTTCGGCGCGGGCTTCTTCCAGGATGGCGCGGCGCGAGACGACGATGTTGCCGCGCGGGCGGTCCATCTTGAGGATGGCGAAGGGCTGTTCCTTGCCCATCAGCGGGCCGACGTCGCGCACGGGGCGGATGTCGACCTGCGAGCCGGGCAGGAAGGCCGAGGCGCCGCCGAGGTCGACGGTGAAGCCGCCCTTCACGCGGCCGACGATCGAGCCCATCACCGGCTCGTTCTTGGCGAACACGCCTTCCAGGCGGGTCCAGGCCTCTTCGCGGCGGGCCTTGTCGCGGCTGATCACCGCTTCGCCGAGGGCGTTCTCGACGCGCTCCAGATAGACTTCGACGGTGTCGCCGACCTTGACGGTCGCCTTGCCGTCCTCGCCGACGCCGAATTCCTTGACCTGGATGCGGCCTTCGGTCTTCAGACCGACGTCGATGATCGCAAAGTCCTTTTCGATCCCGACAACCTGGCCCTTGACCACGGAGCCTTCCAGGAAGTGGCGGCCGCCGAGGGCCTCGTCGAGCAGCGCGGCGAAATCGTCGCGGGTGGGGTTCATGCTGGCGTCGTCAGCCATGGGTGTCTTTCTTGCAGGTTTTCGGAAAGCGCCTTCCGGCCCACGCGCGAACGGCGTCGGCGCGTCTATGCGCGTCCCTTTGGGTTAGGGGTTGAACCGAAGAGCGCGAGGCGGGGTCTTTTGGGTCCCGTATCGCACCGGATTAGTCGCCCGCGGCCGTCTGAGGGGAAAGGCGCGGTTGGATTAGCCCTTCTGAGAAGCTTCCCCTTTTAGAGAGGTTTCCCAGCGGGCGCGCGCCGCCTCGACGATGCGGCGGGCCGCATCGGCGGCCTGCTCTATAGTCATTTCGCTCGTATCGAGCAAGACCGCGTCCTTGGCCTGGACCAGGGGGGCGGTCGAGCGGGCGCTGTCGCGTTCATCTCTCAAGGCGATATCGGCCAGGATCTCGTCCAGGCTGACGCCCTGGTCCTTCAGCTGCAGCCAGCGGCGATGGGCGCGCACCTCGGGGCTGGCGGTGACGAACAGCTTGGCCGGCGCGTCCGGCGCGATCACCGTGCCGATGTCGCGGCCATCGATGACCGCACCGGGCTCCTGGGCGGCGAAGGCGTGCTGGAAGTCCAAGAGCGCCGCGCGCACGCCGGCGTGCACAGCCACGCGGCTGGCGGCCTCGCCGGCCTCGCGGGTGCGCAGGGCGGGGTCTTCCAGGTCGTGCGGGTCGAGCCGGCGCGCGGTCTCGGTCGCGGCCGCGGCGTCGTCCGGGTCTCCGCCGGCGACCTGCAGCGCCCGGCCCACCGCTCTATAGAGAAGGCCGCTGTCCAGGTGGGGCAGGCCGAGTTCGCGGGCCAGGCCCGACGCCACCGTGCCCTTGCCCGAGGCGGCCGGGCCATCGACGGCGATGACGAAACTCATCCCAGGTCCGCTCCCAGCCCGCGCATCAGCTCGACAAAGCCGGGGAAGCTGGTGGCGATCATGCCGGGCTCGTCCACCTCGACGGCTTCCTGCGCGGCCAGGGCCAGGACCAGGTGTGACATGGCGATGCGGTGATCGCCGTGGGTGACGACCCGGGCGCCGCCTCGGACGGGATGGTTGGCGCGGGCGGAACCGATCACGGTCAGGGCCTCGGGCTCCTCCTCGACGCCGACGCCGCAGGCGGAAAGGCCGGCGGCCATCAGGGCCACGCGGTCGCTCTCCTTGACCCGCATCTCGCCGATGCCGCGCATGACCGTGCGGCCCTCGGCGAAGGCCGCGGCCACGGCCAGGATCGGATATTCGTCGATCATCGAGGGCGCGCGCTCGGGCGGCACCTCGACGCCCTTCAGCGCCGAATGGCGGGCGGTCACGTCGCCGACGCTCTCGCCGCCGGCGTCGCGCTCGTTCGAGATGGTCAGGTCCGCGCCCATCTCGCGCAGGGTTTCGAACAGGCCGGTGCGCAGGGGATTGAGCAGCACGCCCTTGACCGTCACCTCGGAGCTCGGCGTGACCAGGGC is a genomic window of Phenylobacterium montanum containing:
- the rpsA gene encoding 30S ribosomal protein S1; translation: MADDASMNPTRDDFAALLDEALGGRHFLEGSVVKGQVVGIEKDFAIIDVGLKTEGRIQVKEFGVGEDGKATVKVGDTVEVYLERVENALGEAVISRDKARREEAWTRLEGVFAKNEPVMGSIVGRVKGGFTVDLGGASAFLPGSQVDIRPVRDVGPLMGKEQPFAILKMDRPRGNIVVSRRAILEEARAEQRTELVSQLQEGEIREGVVKNITDYGAFVDLGGIDGLLHVTDMSWKRVSHPSQVLAVGDTVKVQIVKINPDTQRISLGMKQLQSDPWDGVEAKYPVGAKFTGRITNITDYGAFVELEAGVEGLVHVSEMSWTKKNVHPGKIVSTSQEVDVVVLDVDSSKRRVSLGLKQAMDNPWDSFLVNHPVGSTVEGEVKNATEFGLFIGLDNDIDGMVHLSDIDWNAPGEEAIQRYKKGEMVRAKVLDVDIEKERISLGIKQLAGDPMAEDTYRKGQTVTVTVVDVTSGGIEVKFGEDEAPMTAFIRKSDLSRDRSEQRPERFAVGDRLDAQVTNIDKAARRVSLSVKALEMAEDKEAIEKFGSSDSGASLGDILGAALREKANKE
- the mscL gene encoding large-conductance mechanosensitive channel protein MscL, whose protein sequence is MFKEFREFIARGNVVDLAVGVIIGASFGAIVKSLVDQVIMPPIGLVTGGIDFSQLKIVLKAADEAAKKPEVAILYGAFINTVIQFVIVAFVIFLIVKGVNSLKREKAGEEAPPAGPTPTEALLGEIRDLLKSRG
- a CDS encoding phosphoribosylanthranilate isomerase; translated protein: MRPEPLAAKICGLSTPDSVKAALEGGAAYIGFVFFDRSPRNVRPELAARLAEPARGKAGVVAVTVDPDDEVLDRIMASLKPDLIQLHGKESPQRAAAIAARTGAGLIKALPVSESPDLEAAGGYDGLVEHLMFDAKPPKGADLPGGMGASFDWTILAGRRFQRPHFLAGGLDPWNVREAAKASGAPLVDVSSGVERGPGLKDPGLISAFLDAVRRV
- the cmk gene encoding (d)CMP kinase, translating into MSFVIAVDGPAASGKGTVASGLARELGLPHLDSGLLYRAVGRALQVAGGDPDDAAAATETARRLDPHDLEDPALRTREAGEAASRVAVHAGVRAALLDFQHAFAAQEPGAVIDGRDIGTVIAPDAPAKLFVTASPEVRAHRRWLQLKDQGVSLDEILADIALRDERDSARSTAPLVQAKDAVLLDTSEMTIEQAADAARRIVEAARARWETSLKGEASQKG
- a CDS encoding integration host factor subunit beta, translating into MIKSELIAKLASENPHLTQKDVEKVVAVILDRMTQALESGGRVELRGFGAFSVRSRPARNGRNPRTGETVAVKAKHVPFFKSGKELRERLNAEDE